A genomic stretch from Zeimonas sediminis includes:
- a CDS encoding MerR family transcriptional regulator, whose protein sequence is MSTRPDTKAVLPPIPAKRYFTIGEVSELCGVKPHVLRYWEQEFTQLKPMKRRGNRRYYQHHEVLLVRRIRELLYEQGFTISGARNRLGEMQARARAGNGVNAAEGVEASDAAQAELPIGDVPAPLELDLAALRGDLERAIVLLSGEAGEAPRT, encoded by the coding sequence TTGAGCACCCGGCCCGATACGAAGGCGGTGCTGCCGCCGATTCCCGCCAAGCGCTACTTCACGATCGGCGAGGTCAGCGAGCTCTGCGGTGTCAAGCCGCACGTGCTGCGCTACTGGGAGCAGGAGTTCACCCAGCTCAAGCCGATGAAGCGCCGCGGCAACCGCCGCTACTACCAGCATCACGAGGTGCTGCTGGTGCGCCGCATCCGCGAGCTGCTCTACGAGCAGGGCTTCACGATCAGCGGCGCGCGCAACCGGCTGGGCGAGATGCAGGCGCGGGCGCGCGCGGGCAATGGGGTCAACGCAGCGGAGGGAGTCGAGGCGAGCGACGCAGCGCAAGCCGAGCTGCCGATCGGCGACGTTCCCGCCCCGCTCGAGCTCGACCTGGCCGCGCTGCGTGGCGATCTGGAACGAGCGATCGTGCTGCTCTCGGGCGAGGCCGGGGAGGCCCCGCGAACCTGA
- a CDS encoding integration host factor subunit alpha, translated as MIPIGQPLEGQRLEPASSGAVAGTAAEAGVAAIADAGGPSAEQFTLTKAELAEMLFERVGLNKREAKDMVETFFDEIRGALERGECVKLSGFGNFQLRDKPQRPGRNPKTGEEIPISARRVVTFHASQKLKAQIEGVED; from the coding sequence ATGATCCCGATTGGCCAGCCCCTCGAGGGGCAAAGGCTGGAGCCCGCGAGCAGCGGCGCCGTGGCGGGCACCGCCGCCGAAGCCGGCGTTGCAGCGATCGCCGACGCCGGCGGCCCGTCCGCCGAGCAGTTCACGCTGACCAAGGCGGAGCTTGCCGAGATGCTGTTCGAGCGGGTCGGCCTGAACAAGCGCGAAGCCAAGGACATGGTCGAGACCTTCTTCGACGAGATCCGCGGCGCGCTCGAGCGCGGCGAATGCGTGAAGCTCTCGGGCTTCGGCAACTTCCAGCTGCGGGACAAGCCGCAGCGCCCGGGCCGGAATCCCAAGACCGGCGAGGAGATCCCGATCTCCGCGCGGCGCGTGGTCACCTTTCACGCGAGCCAGAAGCTGAAGGCGCAGATCGAGGGCGTCGAGGATTGA
- the pheT gene encoding phenylalanine--tRNA ligase subunit beta: MRVPESWLRSFVSPDWTSEQIADRLTMAGLEVEEASPAAPPFSGVVVAEVRKVERHPNADKLSVCEVDAGEGALRTIVCGAPNVAAGMRVPCAVPGAVLPGGFAIKPVKMRGVESAGMLCSARELGLSEDHSGLLALAPDAPVGAGIRDYLKLDDTVFTLKLTPNLAHCMSVFGVARELAALSGAELKMPAHDAVAPAIADKLPVKISAPDLCGRFSGRVIRGVNAKAPTPDWMRLRLERAGQRSISALVDISNYVMLELGRPSHVFDLDRIHGGLDVRWARKGETLKLLNGQTVELDEDVGVIADAKEVESLAGIMGGDATAVSDDTRNIYVEAAFWWPAAVAGRSRRYNFATDAGARFERGVDPATTVEHIEYLTRLIVEICGGEAGPVDDQVTGLPAREPVSMRTARARKIIGVDLADSTLTDAFERLGLHAKLQGDRIVVTPPSWRFDLQIEEDLIEEVARVWGYDRLPQRPPRAPAALMAWPEARRTVSRLKRAVAARDYQEVINYSFVDSQLDHKLGLAAEGLSAIKLLNPIAAQMDRMRTTLWGGLVETLRANLNRKASRVRLFEVGRVFFADPRVAAGPAQVHGIAQPRRLGLLAWGPAIDEHWSASPRAIDFFDVKGDLEALAGAALTVQAAAHPALHPGRSARVLLDGEPIGWIGEMHPALQQALELPQPPVLAEVELDPLLAAKVPSYREVSKFPPVIRDLAVVVSTDLPAARVLDEIGAAIASVPAAAVVKNVRIFDEYRGKGLENKEKSLAFRLWMQDTARTLSDADATEAVQGIVGWLADRIGARLRG; encoded by the coding sequence ATGCGAGTTCCCGAGAGCTGGCTGCGCAGCTTCGTTTCCCCCGACTGGACCTCCGAGCAGATCGCCGACCGGCTCACGATGGCCGGCCTCGAGGTCGAGGAAGCCTCCCCCGCCGCGCCGCCGTTCAGCGGCGTGGTGGTCGCCGAAGTCCGCAAGGTCGAGCGCCACCCGAACGCCGACAAGCTGTCGGTCTGCGAGGTCGACGCCGGCGAGGGCGCGCTGCGCACGATCGTCTGCGGCGCGCCGAACGTGGCCGCCGGCATGCGCGTGCCCTGTGCGGTGCCCGGCGCGGTGCTGCCCGGCGGCTTCGCGATCAAGCCGGTGAAGATGCGCGGCGTCGAGAGCGCGGGCATGCTCTGCTCGGCGCGCGAGCTGGGCCTGTCCGAGGACCACTCCGGCCTGCTGGCGCTCGCGCCCGACGCCCCGGTCGGCGCCGGCATCCGCGACTACCTGAAGCTCGACGACACGGTCTTCACGCTGAAGCTCACGCCTAACCTCGCGCACTGCATGAGCGTGTTCGGGGTGGCGCGCGAGCTCGCCGCGCTGTCCGGCGCCGAGCTGAAGATGCCGGCGCACGACGCGGTGGCGCCGGCGATCGCCGACAAGCTGCCGGTGAAGATCTCCGCGCCCGACCTGTGCGGCCGCTTCTCGGGCCGCGTGATCCGCGGCGTGAACGCGAAGGCGCCCACGCCAGACTGGATGCGGCTGCGGCTCGAGCGGGCAGGGCAGCGCAGCATCTCGGCGCTGGTCGACATCTCGAACTACGTGATGCTCGAGCTCGGCCGGCCCTCGCACGTGTTCGACCTCGACCGGATCCACGGCGGGCTCGACGTGCGCTGGGCGCGCAAGGGCGAGACGCTGAAGCTGCTGAACGGCCAGACCGTCGAGCTCGACGAGGACGTCGGCGTGATCGCCGACGCGAAGGAAGTCGAGAGCCTGGCCGGCATCATGGGCGGCGACGCCACCGCGGTGTCCGACGACACCCGCAACATCTACGTCGAGGCGGCGTTCTGGTGGCCGGCCGCGGTGGCCGGCCGCTCGCGCCGCTACAACTTCGCGACCGACGCCGGCGCGCGCTTCGAGCGCGGCGTCGACCCTGCCACCACCGTCGAACACATCGAGTACCTGACCCGGCTGATCGTCGAGATCTGCGGCGGCGAGGCCGGCCCGGTCGACGACCAGGTCACCGGGCTGCCGGCGCGCGAGCCGGTGTCGATGCGCACCGCGCGGGCCCGCAAGATCATCGGCGTCGACCTGGCCGACTCCACGCTGACCGACGCCTTCGAGCGCCTGGGCCTGCACGCGAAGCTGCAGGGCGACCGGATCGTGGTCACGCCGCCGTCCTGGCGCTTCGACCTGCAGATCGAGGAAGACCTGATCGAGGAAGTCGCCCGCGTCTGGGGCTACGACCGGCTGCCCCAGCGCCCGCCGCGCGCGCCGGCCGCGCTGATGGCCTGGCCGGAGGCACGGCGCACCGTGTCGCGCCTGAAGCGCGCGGTGGCCGCGCGCGACTACCAGGAAGTCATCAACTACAGCTTCGTGGACAGCCAGCTCGACCACAAGCTCGGCCTGGCGGCCGAGGGCCTGTCGGCCATCAAGCTCCTGAATCCGATCGCCGCGCAGATGGACCGGATGCGCACCACGTTGTGGGGCGGCCTGGTCGAGACGCTGCGCGCGAACCTGAACCGCAAGGCGAGCCGGGTGCGGCTGTTCGAGGTGGGCCGCGTGTTCTTCGCCGATCCGCGTGTCGCTGCCGGGCCCGCCCAGGTGCACGGCATCGCGCAGCCCCGGCGGCTGGGCCTGCTCGCGTGGGGGCCCGCGATCGACGAGCACTGGTCGGCCTCGCCGCGCGCGATCGACTTCTTCGACGTCAAGGGCGACCTCGAAGCGCTGGCCGGCGCCGCGCTCACCGTGCAGGCCGCCGCGCACCCGGCGCTGCATCCGGGCCGCAGCGCCCGCGTGCTGCTCGACGGCGAGCCTATCGGCTGGATCGGCGAGATGCACCCGGCCCTGCAGCAGGCGCTGGAGTTGCCGCAGCCGCCGGTCCTCGCCGAGGTCGAACTGGATCCGCTGCTCGCCGCGAAGGTGCCGAGCTACCGCGAAGTTTCGAAGTTTCCGCCGGTGATCCGCGACCTGGCGGTGGTGGTCTCGACCGATCTTCCGGCTGCCCGGGTGCTCGACGAGATCGGCGCGGCGATCGCCTCGGTGCCTGCCGCCGCGGTCGTGAAAAACGTCAGGATTTTCGACGAATATCGCGGTAAGGGATTGGAAAATAAGGAAAAAAGTCTTGCCTTCAGGTTGTGGATGCAAGATACTGCCCGGACGCTGAGCGACGCCGACGCGACCGAGGCGGTGCAGGGAATCGTCGGCTGGCTGGCCGACAGGATCGGGGCGCGACTGCGCGGCTGA
- the pheS gene encoding phenylalanine--tRNA ligase subunit alpha — protein sequence MSESSRLAELVARLAADIEAAANPAELANAKARAIGRDGALTAEMKKLGALTGAERAAAGRELNLAKQAIEAAVSAREAAIARAELDARLAQEAIDVTLPGRGTGAGGLHPVSLTIERIEAIFQSIGFDVADGPEIEEDFFNFTALNTPENHPARSMHDTFYVDAQDANGHGLLLRTHTSPVQVRYARAHKPPIRVIAPGKTYRVDSDATHSPMFHQFEGLWIDEDVSFADLKSVYTDFLRRFFERDDLDVRFRPSYFPFTEPSAEIDMRFADGPLAGRWLEVSGSGQVHPNVVRNFGLDPERYIGFAFGSGIERLAMLRYGVGDLRLFYENDLRFLQQFNR from the coding sequence ATGTCCGAATCCTCACGCCTCGCCGAACTGGTCGCCCGCCTGGCGGCCGACATCGAGGCCGCCGCGAACCCGGCCGAGCTGGCCAACGCCAAGGCACGCGCGATCGGCCGCGACGGCGCGCTGACGGCCGAGATGAAGAAGCTCGGCGCGCTGACCGGCGCCGAGCGCGCCGCGGCCGGCCGCGAGCTGAACCTCGCCAAGCAGGCGATCGAGGCGGCGGTGAGCGCCCGCGAGGCGGCGATCGCCCGGGCCGAACTCGACGCCCGCCTGGCCCAGGAGGCGATCGACGTCACGCTGCCCGGCCGGGGCACCGGCGCCGGCGGCCTGCATCCGGTGAGCCTGACGATCGAGCGGATCGAGGCGATCTTCCAGTCGATCGGTTTCGACGTGGCCGACGGCCCCGAGATCGAGGAAGACTTCTTCAACTTCACCGCGCTGAACACGCCCGAGAACCACCCGGCGCGCTCGATGCACGACACCTTTTACGTCGACGCGCAGGACGCGAACGGCCACGGCCTGCTGCTGCGCACCCACACCAGCCCGGTGCAGGTGCGCTACGCGCGCGCCCACAAGCCGCCGATCCGGGTCATCGCGCCGGGCAAGACCTACCGGGTCGACTCCGACGCCACCCACTCGCCGATGTTCCACCAGTTCGAGGGGCTGTGGATCGACGAGGACGTCTCCTTCGCCGACCTGAAGAGCGTCTACACCGACTTCCTGCGGCGCTTCTTCGAGCGCGACGACCTCGACGTGCGCTTCCGCCCCTCGTACTTCCCGTTCACCGAGCCCTCGGCCGAGATCGACATGCGCTTCGCCGACGGCCCGCTGGCCGGGCGCTGGCTCGAGGTCAGCGGCTCGGGCCAGGTGCACCCGAACGTGGTGCGCAACTTCGGCCTCGACCCCGAGCGCTACATCGGCTTCGCCTTCGGCTCGGGCATCGAGCGCCTGGCGATGCTGCGCTACGGCGTCGGCGACCTGCGCCTGTTCTACGAAAACGACCTGCGCTTCCTGCAGCAGTTCAACCGCTGA
- the rplT gene encoding 50S ribosomal protein L20: protein MPRVKRGVTARARHKKVLARAKGYRGRRGNVYRVAVQAVMRAGQYAYRDRRTKKRVFRSLWIARINAAAREHGITYSRFIAGLNKAAIGLDRKVLAELAVNDKPAFAAIVAQVKSSLGTA, encoded by the coding sequence ATGCCCCGAGTAAAACGCGGAGTCACCGCTCGCGCCCGCCACAAGAAGGTCCTCGCCCGCGCCAAGGGTTACCGCGGCCGCCGCGGCAACGTCTATCGCGTGGCCGTCCAGGCGGTCATGCGTGCCGGCCAGTACGCCTATCGCGACCGTCGCACCAAGAAGCGGGTGTTCCGCTCGCTCTGGATCGCCCGGATCAACGCCGCGGCGCGCGAGCACGGCATCACCTACAGCCGCTTCATCGCGGGCCTGAACAAGGCCGCGATCGGTCTCGACCGCAAGGTCCTGGCCGAGCTGGCGGTCAACGACAAGCCGGCGTTCGCCGCGATCGTCGCGCAGGTGAAGTCCTCGCTCGGCACGGCCTGA
- the rpmI gene encoding 50S ribosomal protein L35 → MPKMKTKKSAAKRFRVRGSGSVKRGQAYKRHILTKRTTKNKRQLRGMTEVHASDVVSVKAMLPYA, encoded by the coding sequence ATGCCGAAGATGAAGACGAAGAAAAGCGCCGCCAAGCGCTTTCGCGTCCGCGGTTCCGGCTCGGTGAAGCGTGGACAGGCGTACAAGCGCCACATCCTCACCAAGCGGACCACCAAGAACAAGCGCCAGCTTCGCGGGATGACCGAGGTGCACGCCTCCGACGTCGTCAGCGTGAAAGCCATGCTGCCGTACGCATAA
- the infC gene encoding translation initiation factor IF-3, translating to MATERSHRINGEIFAQEIRLVGPDNEPIGIVHLREALRMAEEADLDLVEIAPQAAPPVCRLMDYGKFKYQEQKRQAEAKAKQKIIQVKEVKFRPGTDEGDYQVKMRNLKRFLEDGDKAKITLRFRGREMAHQEFGVRLLERVRQDVEDIATVEQMPKLEGRQMIMVIAPRKKK from the coding sequence ATCGCTACGGAACGCTCGCATCGCATCAACGGTGAAATCTTCGCGCAGGAGATCCGTCTGGTCGGCCCCGACAACGAACCGATCGGGATCGTCCACCTGAGGGAAGCCCTGCGCATGGCCGAAGAGGCCGATCTCGACCTGGTCGAGATCGCCCCCCAGGCCGCCCCGCCGGTCTGCCGCCTGATGGACTACGGAAAGTTCAAGTACCAGGAGCAGAAGCGGCAGGCGGAGGCCAAGGCCAAGCAGAAGATCATCCAGGTCAAGGAAGTCAAGTTCCGGCCCGGCACCGACGAAGGCGATTACCAGGTCAAGATGCGCAACCTGAAGCGCTTTCTCGAAGACGGCGACAAGGCGAAGATCACGCTGCGTTTCCGGGGTCGCGAAATGGCCCACCAGGAATTCGGGGTGCGCCTGCTTGAGCGGGTCCGTCAGGATGTCGAAGACATCGCCACCGTCGAGCAGATGCCCAAGCTCGAGGGCAGGCAGATGATCATGGTCATCGCGCCGCGCAAGAAGAAGTGA
- the thrS gene encoding threonine--tRNA ligase, producing the protein MIQITLPDGSKRSFDGPVTVAQVAASIGAGLAKAALAGRVDGQLVDTSFTIDRDASLAIVTERDPDGLEIIRHSTAHLLAYAVKSLFPEAQVTIGPVIDNGFYYDFSYKRPFTPEDLAAIEAKMAELAKQDETVVREEWDRDEAVKFFESIGEKYKAEIIGSIPSNEKISLYREGDFIDLCRGPHVPSTGRLKVFKLMKVAGAYWRGDSKNEMLQRIYGTAWAKKDEQDAYLHMLEEAEKRDHRRLGRELDLFHMQDEAPGLVFWHPKGWALWQQVEQYMRRVYRDSGYQEVKGPQILDRSLWERTGHWQNYRENMFTTESENRHYALKPMNCPGHVQIFKSDLRSYRELPLRYGEFGQCHRNEPSGALHGILRVRGFTQDDGHAFCTEEQILDECVAFTAKLQEVYRDFGFTDILYKVATRPDKRVGSDELWDKAEAAVMESLRRSGCEFTIAEGDGAFYGPKIEYTLKDALGRQWQCGTMQVDFNTAERLGAEYVAEDNSRRHPVMLHRAIVGSLERFIGILIENHAGAMPMWLAPVQAVVMNITDAQADYARSVAETLRKQGFRVETDLRNEKINYKIRENSLQKVPYLLVVGDKERQAGKVAVRARGGIDLGAIGVESFIERLSDDVSSKRSNPQ; encoded by the coding sequence ATGATCCAGATTACGCTGCCCGACGGCTCGAAACGCAGCTTCGACGGCCCGGTCACGGTCGCCCAGGTCGCGGCCTCGATCGGCGCCGGCCTGGCCAAGGCTGCGCTGGCCGGCCGGGTCGACGGCCAGCTCGTCGACACCTCCTTCACGATCGACCGCGACGCCTCGCTGGCCATCGTCACCGAGCGCGACCCCGACGGCCTCGAGATCATCCGGCACTCCACCGCGCACCTGCTCGCCTACGCGGTCAAGTCGCTGTTTCCGGAGGCCCAGGTCACGATCGGCCCGGTGATCGACAACGGCTTCTACTACGACTTCTCGTACAAGCGCCCGTTCACGCCCGAGGACCTCGCCGCGATCGAGGCGAAGATGGCCGAGCTCGCGAAGCAGGACGAGACCGTGGTCCGCGAGGAATGGGACCGCGACGAGGCGGTGAAATTCTTCGAGTCGATCGGCGAGAAGTACAAGGCCGAGATCATCGGGTCGATCCCGTCGAACGAGAAGATCTCGCTGTATCGCGAGGGCGACTTCATCGACCTGTGCCGCGGGCCGCACGTGCCGTCCACCGGCCGCCTGAAGGTCTTCAAGCTGATGAAGGTCGCGGGCGCCTACTGGCGCGGCGACTCGAAGAACGAGATGCTCCAGCGCATCTACGGCACGGCCTGGGCGAAAAAGGACGAGCAGGACGCCTACCTGCACATGCTGGAAGAGGCCGAGAAGCGCGACCACCGCAGGCTCGGCCGCGAACTCGACCTGTTCCACATGCAGGACGAGGCGCCGGGCCTGGTGTTCTGGCACCCGAAGGGCTGGGCGCTCTGGCAGCAGGTCGAGCAGTACATGCGGCGGGTGTACCGCGACAGCGGCTACCAGGAGGTCAAGGGCCCGCAGATCCTCGACCGCAGCCTGTGGGAACGCACCGGGCACTGGCAGAACTACCGCGAGAACATGTTCACGACCGAGTCGGAGAACAGGCACTACGCGCTCAAGCCGATGAACTGCCCGGGCCACGTGCAGATCTTCAAGTCGGACCTGCGCTCCTACCGCGAGCTGCCGCTGCGCTACGGCGAGTTCGGCCAGTGCCACCGCAACGAGCCCTCGGGCGCGCTGCACGGCATCCTGCGGGTGCGCGGCTTCACGCAGGACGACGGCCACGCCTTCTGCACCGAGGAGCAGATCCTCGACGAGTGCGTCGCGTTCACCGCGAAGCTGCAGGAGGTCTACCGCGACTTCGGCTTCACCGACATCCTGTACAAGGTCGCCACGCGGCCCGACAAGCGGGTCGGCTCCGACGAACTCTGGGACAAGGCCGAGGCGGCGGTCATGGAGTCGCTGCGCCGCTCGGGTTGCGAGTTCACGATCGCCGAGGGCGACGGCGCCTTCTACGGCCCGAAGATCGAGTACACGCTGAAGGACGCGCTGGGCCGGCAGTGGCAGTGCGGCACGATGCAGGTCGACTTCAACACCGCCGAGCGGCTGGGCGCCGAGTACGTGGCCGAGGACAACTCGCGCCGCCACCCGGTGATGCTGCACCGGGCGATCGTGGGTTCGCTCGAGCGTTTCATCGGCATCCTGATCGAGAACCACGCCGGCGCGATGCCGATGTGGCTGGCGCCGGTGCAGGCGGTCGTGATGAACATCACCGACGCGCAGGCCGATTACGCCCGATCTGTTGCAGAAACGTTGAGAAAACAAGGATTTAGAGTAGAAACCGATTTGCGGAACGAGAAGATCAACTATAAAATCCGCGAAAACAGCCTTCAAAAGGTGCCGTACCTGCTCGTCGTCGGCGACAAGGAGCGGCAAGCTGGCAAGGTGGCCGTGCGCGCGCGCGGCGGAATCGATCTCGGCGCCATCGGCGTCGAAAGCTTCATCGAGCGTCTGTCCGACGACGTCTCCAGCAAGCGATCGAATCCGCAGTAA
- a CDS encoding iron ABC transporter permease, with product MSISADAVAPRVLRERKADPLSLGAMLLALAVAAPIVALAWLAFAPGAADAGALGHLLGTVLPRYTVATAHLAIVVVAIVLLLGVSTGWLVAAYEFPGRGLLAWLLVLPLSTPAFVMAYAYTDFLATWGPLQAWIRALTGLEVGEYWFPEIHSPNGAGLFLGLALYPYVYLLARAAFADRSPSLSEAARSLGMNRTAVWWRVTWPVARPAVAAGTALALMETLADFGTVSYFAVDSFTAGIYRAWQGMGDRVGAARLALMLLAFVGALMWIERRSRSRMRFHARAARPAPRVPLQGWRAWRATLWCALPPLLGFLLPALLLLRGWLADGAGIDPRLGDWILNTALLAAAGAATVLPLALFAAYAARLGGGRALHAGITLANSGYAVPGVVLGVGLLILSGQVDRILAGLGMPAVLAGGSVLAVVYAYSVRFFSVGWQGIDASLKRISPSMDQSARSLGRRPVEVLREVHWPLMRRGLASAALLVFIDCLKELPATLVLRPFDFDTLAVVAYQFASDERLAAAALPSLLIVAVGLAPVIFLSRVASSETKH from the coding sequence GTGTCCATTTCCGCCGACGCCGTCGCCCCCAGGGTCTTGCGCGAACGCAAGGCCGATCCGCTGAGCCTGGGCGCGATGCTGCTCGCGCTGGCGGTGGCCGCGCCGATCGTGGCGCTGGCCTGGCTGGCCTTCGCGCCGGGCGCTGCCGACGCCGGGGCTCTCGGGCATCTGCTCGGCACTGTCCTGCCTCGCTACACGGTGGCGACCGCGCACCTGGCGATCGTCGTCGTGGCGATCGTCCTGCTGCTCGGGGTGTCTACGGGCTGGCTGGTCGCCGCCTACGAGTTCCCCGGCCGCGGCCTTCTGGCCTGGCTGCTGGTGCTGCCGCTGTCCACGCCGGCCTTCGTGATGGCCTACGCCTACACCGACTTCCTGGCCACCTGGGGTCCGCTGCAGGCCTGGATACGCGCGCTGACCGGCCTCGAGGTCGGCGAGTACTGGTTTCCCGAGATCCACTCGCCGAACGGGGCAGGGCTGTTCCTCGGCCTGGCGCTCTATCCGTACGTCTACCTGCTCGCGCGCGCCGCCTTCGCCGATCGCAGCCCCTCGCTCTCCGAGGCGGCCCGTTCGCTGGGAATGAACCGCACCGCCGTCTGGTGGCGGGTCACCTGGCCGGTGGCGCGGCCCGCGGTGGCAGCCGGCACCGCGCTCGCCCTGATGGAAACGCTGGCCGACTTCGGCACGGTCAGCTACTTCGCGGTCGACAGCTTCACCGCCGGCATCTATCGCGCCTGGCAGGGCATGGGCGACCGGGTCGGCGCGGCGCGACTGGCGCTGATGCTGCTCGCCTTCGTCGGCGCGCTGATGTGGATCGAGCGCCGCTCGCGCAGCCGGATGCGTTTTCACGCTCGAGCCGCGCGGCCTGCCCCGAGGGTTCCCCTGCAGGGATGGCGCGCCTGGCGGGCCACGCTATGGTGCGCCTTGCCGCCGCTGCTCGGCTTCCTGCTCCCGGCGCTGTTGCTGCTGCGGGGCTGGCTGGCCGACGGCGCGGGCATCGACCCGCGGCTCGGCGACTGGATCCTGAACACCGCCTTGCTGGCCGCCGCCGGCGCGGCGACCGTGCTGCCGCTCGCGCTGTTCGCCGCCTACGCGGCGCGGCTGGGCGGCGGACGCGCGCTGCACGCCGGCATCACGCTGGCCAACAGCGGCTACGCGGTGCCGGGCGTCGTGCTGGGCGTCGGCCTGCTGATCCTGTCCGGCCAGGTCGACCGGATCCTGGCCGGCCTCGGCATGCCGGCCGTGCTGGCCGGCGGCAGCGTGCTCGCGGTCGTCTACGCGTACTCGGTGCGCTTCTTCTCGGTGGGCTGGCAGGGCATCGACGCGTCGCTCAAGCGGATCAGCCCGTCGATGGACCAGAGCGCCCGCAGCCTGGGCCGCCGGCCGGTCGAGGTGCTGCGCGAGGTGCACTGGCCGCTGATGCGCCGCGGCCTGGCCTCGGCCGCGCTGCTGGTCTTCATCGACTGCCTGAAGGAGCTGCCGGCCACGCTGGTGCTCCGGCCCTTCGACTTCGACACGCTGGCGGTCGTCGCCTACCAGTTCGCCTCGGACGAGCGCCTGGCCGCGGCCGCGCTGCCGTCGCTGCTGATCGTGGCGGTCGGGCTGGCGCCGGTCATCTTCCTGTCGCGGGTCGCGTCGAGCGAAACGAAACACTGA
- a CDS encoding ABC transporter ATP-binding protein has translation MNPDTASVKGASLQVEGLTVSFGSGSQRVTALDGLGFSLQPGEIGSLLGASGCGKTTALRAIAGFVRPARGRIAIGGREVVSAEAWVAPEKRGVGVVFQDYALFPHLDVAGNVAFGLRELPGAERAERVARMLELVGLPSIGKRFPHELSGGQQQRVALARALAPSPSVLLLDEPFSNLDPDLRERLALDLRAILKRHGTTALLVTHDQYEAFALADSIGVMDAGRIAQWDSPYRLYHEPETRQVADFVGLGAFLPGRVEHRDGRSFVQIELGTLPIQTRADQAMAGATANAHGEVTVLLRPDDVIHDDASPLQAEVVNKAFRGAVFLYTLRLPSGATLLALVPSHHNHAIGERIGIRFGADHVVTFPASEGPAPALAGP, from the coding sequence GTGAATCCCGATACAGCCAGCGTCAAGGGTGCGTCCTTGCAGGTCGAGGGCCTGACCGTCTCCTTCGGCAGCGGCAGCCAGCGGGTCACCGCGCTCGACGGCCTGGGCTTCTCGCTGCAACCCGGCGAGATCGGCTCGCTGCTCGGCGCGTCGGGATGCGGCAAGACGACCGCCCTGCGAGCGATCGCCGGCTTCGTCCGCCCGGCGCGCGGACGCATCGCGATCGGCGGACGCGAGGTCGTCTCGGCCGAGGCCTGGGTGGCGCCCGAGAAGCGCGGCGTCGGCGTCGTCTTCCAGGACTACGCGCTGTTCCCGCACCTGGACGTCGCGGGCAACGTCGCCTTCGGGTTGCGCGAACTGCCGGGCGCCGAGCGCGCCGAGCGCGTCGCGCGGATGCTCGAGCTGGTCGGCCTGCCCTCGATCGGCAAGCGCTTTCCGCACGAGCTGTCCGGCGGCCAGCAGCAGCGCGTCGCGCTCGCCCGCGCGCTGGCGCCCTCGCCTTCGGTGCTGCTGCTCGACGAACCGTTCTCGAACCTCGACCCCGACCTGCGCGAGCGCCTGGCGCTCGACCTGCGGGCGATCCTGAAGCGGCACGGCACCACGGCGCTGCTGGTCACCCACGACCAGTACGAGGCATTCGCGCTGGCCGACAGCATCGGGGTCATGGATGCCGGCCGCATCGCCCAGTGGGACAGCCCCTACCGGCTGTACCACGAACCGGAGACCCGGCAGGTGGCCGATTTCGTCGGACTGGGCGCCTTCCTGCCCGGCCGTGTCGAGCACCGCGACGGCCGCTCCTTCGTGCAGATCGAGCTGGGCACGCTGCCGATCCAGACCCGGGCCGACCAGGCGATGGCGGGCGCCACCGCCAACGCGCACGGCGAGGTGACCGTGCTGCTGCGCCCCGACGACGTGATCCACGACGACGCCAGCCCGCTGCAGGCCGAGGTCGTCAACAAGGCCTTCCGCGGCGCGGTGTTCCTGTACACGCTGCGGCTGCCGAGCGGCGCGACGCTGCTCGCGCTGGTGCCCAGCCACCACAATCACGCGATCGGCGAACGGATCGGGATCCGCTTCGGCGCCGATCACGTGGTGACCTTCCCTGCGTCCGAGGGCCCCGCGCCGGCGCTGGCCGGGCCCTGA